A window of Limosilactobacillus sp. WILCCON 0051 genomic DNA:
GGAGCATTGCAAATAACAGCGTTTAGACCGGCACTCCGCAAATTTGTAAATTTCTAAATTATCGTCGTTGCATTTATGTTTGGCGAAATCAGCAAAATTCACAAAATCTTCAAAAATTATCTTAACGCATCAGTATGATTTTGTCAAACAGATGTTCGTAAAATAAAAATTCCCCACTTCATTTTGGAAGCAGGGAATTGGTCTTGCCAATACGATTTGACAAACGCTCCAAACTATCAGCTGACTTAGCTCGCTGATACCGGCAGATTCAAAAAGCTGATAATCTCTTCAGCAATGGCAGCTGGACTCAAGCCATCCGTTTTAATGGTCAGATCGGCACAGGCATTGTAGTTGACCTGGCGCTGGGCCTGCATGTCGGCAATGCCCTTTTCGTCCAGCGACTGTGCCAGCGGCCGACCATTGTCACCGCCAATTCGCCGCAGCGTTTCAGTCGCACTGGCTTTCAAAAGCACTACCGGCGTTGGCGAGTCTTTAAGCATGGACAGATTGTCAGGGCGCATCGGCGTGCCACCACCAGTTGCCAAGATTCCCTGGTCAGATTTCAGAATATCAGCCAAGGTATCATGTTCCAGCTGACGGAAGTATGGCTCGCCGTTTTGGGCAAAGATGTCCGGAATCGGCATGCCCGCACGCCGAACGATTTCAACGTCCAAATCAGTAACTGGTGTGTTCAGCATCTCACCCAGCAGCCGACTGACGGTAGTTTTGCCGCTTCCCATAAATCCTATCAAAATCAGTTCCATTTTGCTTCCTCCTAATGATCGAGTTCTTCTCGGTCGGCCTTGGCTTTTGAAAATACGGCAAAAAGTTTTTCTTGATCATCGGCGGCAATTACCTGCCGCAGTGACTGCAGCTCGTTTAGATATTCGTCAAGCTGTTGAACGATCAGCTCACGGTTGTTGTGCATGATCGCGCTCCACATGGTCGGATCTGACTTGGCAATTCTGGTCGTTGACTTAAAGCCACCCGCCGCCAGCTTTAAAAGCTCGCGATGATCCTTAAAAGTAGCCGCCGATTGAGTCATCAGAGCAGTCGCAATCACGTGGGGAACATGACTGAGCTGCGCGACGATCTTGTC
This region includes:
- a CDS encoding shikimate kinase yields the protein MELILIGFMGSGKTTVSRLLGEMLNTPVTDLDVEIVRRAGMPIPDIFAQNGEPYFRQLEHDTLADILKSDQGILATGGGTPMRPDNLSMLKDSPTPVVLLKASATETLRRIGGDNGRPLAQSLDEKGIADMQAQRQVNYNACADLTIKTDGLSPAAIAEEIISFLNLPVSAS